The region TGTATTGGCAGTCAAGTTGAAAAATTAGTCTCTAAGATGAAAAATGGGGATGTTCTTCTTTTAGAAAATCTTAGATTTCACGAGGGGGAAGAAAAAAATGATGAAGAATTTGCAAGGTCATTAGCAAGGCTTTCTGATATATATGTAAATGATGCTTTTGGTGCAGCTCACAGAGCACATGCATCAACAGTCGGTATGACTAAATTTCTTAAATCTGTTTCAGGATTTCTTTTGAAAAAAGAGATTGAATACCTCAAAGGAGTTGTTGATAATCCAATAAAACCATTTGTGGCCATTCTTGGAGGGGCAAAGGTTTCAGGAAAAATTGGAGTTCTCGAAAATCTGGCTTGTAAAGTTGATAAGGTTATCGTAGGTGGTGGTATGGCATATACATTTATAAAATCTATGGGTTATGAGATAGGGAACTCACTCGTTGAAGACGAAATGCTTGAGACTGCTCAGAGGATTTCTAATAAGCTGAAAGAAGCAGGGATAAAACTTTATTTGCCGGTCGATTGTGTTATTGCACAGAATACCGAACCAGGAACCGTAATCAAGATTGTCCCGATTATTGAAATACCAAGAGGCTGGAGGGCTCTCGACATCGGGCCGGCATCTGTTAAACTTTTCTCTGAAGCAATACAAGATGCGAAAACAATTTTATGGAACGGTCCGATGGGTGTGTTTGAAATAGATGCTTTTTCGAGGGGCACATATGAAATTGCCCATGCAATTTCAGAAGCTTATGCCTTTACGATTGTTGGTGGAGGTGATACCGACCTTGCGGTGCATCGAGCAGGGGTATCAGATACAATTTCTTTTATATCTACCGGTGGAGGTGCGTCACTTCAGCTTCTCGAAGGTAAAGAACTACCTGGTATTGCAGCCTTAACGGACCGGGAAGATTAGAGAAATATTTTTATTTCCCTCTTACCGTGCAATCGCTTGATAACATGGTGTTTCTACAGGAGGTATATCAGGTATCTTGTGTGGTAACTTCTCGTTTTCATGCGAAAGTATCCCTCTTTTTAATTCTACAATCGATGGGTTTTTACACTCTAATTTTTTTACTAAATATGAAGCTGCTATTTCTGGTCTGAGTGTTTCACCACATGTGAAAATATCAACTGCTGCATAGCCATATTCAGGCCACGTATGAATTGTTAAATGAGACTCTGCTATGACAACGACACCGCTAATACCAAATGGTTGAAACTCACGGAAGGAAATGTCTATTATAGTAGCTCTGGCCTCTTTTGCTGCTGAGACCATTAAATCTTTGACCTTTTCAAGGCTTTTTAGAATTTCAGGATTGCAATCCTTTAATTCAACTAATAAATGGGTACCTAAAGCATACAATTCTCTACCCCCCTTCAAACGTCAAAATTTAAATACTTGAGATTTTAAAAATACAGAAAATTTGAAGATATTGTCAAGAGAATTTTAAAAAATTGCGTTAAAAGTTTCTGTTGTTATTGCAGTCTATCCTGAACGTATCTCCTGTAACACGTGTTCCATTATTTCCGAAAGCACTTGCTCTAAAACATGGGGTTTGAGCTACACCATTTATATTAATATTTTGCTCTATACAATAGCTAAAACTAAGACCAGTGCCAGGTCTGAAACCCGGGATAACTGCTTGTATCGCTGCTATATTGTCATTATCTGGATTGCATGTTCCGAGATTTCCAGTATATTGACCATTTTCAGCAAAAAATTGCTCTTCCAAAAGCCTCAGATTTTCAAGATTACTGTATGCTTCGCTTCTTGTAGCTTTTTTCTGCTGGCCGATATAAGCAGGGACTGCAATTGCAGCAAGAAAGCCAATTATTGCCAGAACTATAAGAAGTTCAATTAATGTAACTCCTTTTTTATTCATTTCAGCCCTCCTCGTCTTTATTGAAAATTATAAAACAATTTATCACATTTTTGAATTATTATTTATTTCATTTCTTCTTGGACAGTGCGAGGGACAAATTTGAACGGAGATGGGGGTCATCTCTGATTTTGAGACCTTTTTCGAGTATCTTAATTGATTCATCGAATCTTCCCATTTTTATATACTGAAGGCCAAGATTATTATATGGAATGACAGATGATGGTAAAATTTCGATGGCTTTCTTGAAGGCAGTAACAGCCTCTTCATCTTTGCCTGTTTCACTATATAAAATGCCAATAGAGTTAAAGATTTCCATATGAAGCTGTGGGGTTAATTCACAATCGAGAGCTTTTCTGAAATATATTAAAGCATTTTCATATTCCCCAAGTTTATAATTAACGTAGCCAATATTATAATAGGTAAAGGCATAATTCTGATTTATCATTAATGCTTTTTCAAATTGTTCCATGGCCTCAGTATATCTTCCTTCATCTCTAAAAATAGCTCCAAGTTCATTATAAGCCCTTACATTAGTCGGAGCCTTCTTGATAACATCTGCCCAGAGTTTCTGCGGATCTTTCCAGATGGTATTCCGGTAGTATGTGCTAATTGAAAGCGATAATATGATAAGGATGACTAAAAAAACCTTTATTTTCAATCGACTAATTGTGTAGTCTGCCAAAGATATGCAGGCAATGAAAAAACCTATAGAAGGAAGATATAATCGATGTTCAACAATCACATCTCTTATGGGAATAATACTTGATTCAACAGAAAGTGTGATGAAAAACCAGAAAATGCCAAAGGAGATCAGTCGAAAGTGAAGGGCTGAATATTGATTGCTGATGGATTTCAAATCGTGTTTTTCATTCCTTGAGCGATAAAAAAGATAAACGGCCGCTGAAGCTATTATTAATAAAAAAAGAAATGATAATAATACATGCATATTCAGTAAAGAATGATATATAGGAAACCGATAATCGAGATTTTGATTGACAGGTAAGATTAGTAGACGCAGGTATGTAACCACAACTCTGAACTGAGTAAAGAGATAATCAGTGCGTTCAATTACAGGGGTTTCTTTCGAGAACTTATCTGCGTCCTCAAGAATATTTTCAAAAGGGGAATTGATATTGAGTATACTGAGAGGTATAATGAGCATTGTAAGTAGCAGGGGGAAAAGATACAGGAATCTCCTCCATTTCAAAGTTGCCTTAAATCTGATTGAAGGATTATAAAAAAAAGAAAATTCATAGAGAATAATGATGACGGGCAGAGTGAAAGCTATTTCCTTGGTTTTCATCGCGAGAACCGCAGAAATAAAAGAAATAGCATACAGGGTATATGGTGTAGCCGCAAGCTTTAGCCTGCGAATTTGAATTTCACACCCTCTCCCTTCCCCTCCTCCCTTGAGGGGGAGGGAGGTTTTTATGAGTCTCCATTTTATATACATAATGAGAGAAAGAAGATAGAACAATGTTGTCATAGAGGTTGCTCTCTGTGCTATATATGTTACAGCCTGTGTCTGAATCGGATGAGATATGAAAATAAAGGCTGATGAAAAAGCCAAAAAATATCTTGAGAAATTAACAGACTCATTTTTTATGTAATTTCTAAAAAAGGGCGTATTAAAGGTAATAATAATAAGATAGTAAATAAGAAGTGCATTTATGATATGAATTAGATTATTAATAAGATGATATCCAAAAGGCTTTACCCCACTCAGAGCAAAATTAAGAGCAAAACTCAGCATGGTTATATATCGGGTATTAGAATGTTTCTTCAGTGTAGTTTCGAAATCTTTAATTGTTTCATTGTCTATGACTGAAATAAAATCGTCAAAAACAAATGGGGCATTAAGAATATTTGAATATATGATTAAACCTAAAAGGACAAGAGCAAATAAACCTAATGTTGAATAACGTGATTTGTAAATTTCAGGCTGATTTCTCAAAGAAGTTAGTTTCATACCAGCTAATTGTTCTTTTTAGCCCTTCATACAGGTCAATAGTTGGAGACCAGCCAAGAAGCCTCTTAGCCTTTTCATTATTGCAAAAAAAGTGTTTTGTCTCTCCTGGACGTTTGGGCAGAGCGCCGATTTTCAACTGTATAGGATTCCCCATCATACGCACTATCATCTCTGCCACATCTCTAATTCTGTATTCAATACCATTGCCAATATTTATTACTTCTCCTATGGCTTCTGGAGATTCTACAGCAAGGATATATGCATTAACAATGTCATCCACATAATTGAATTCCCTTGTTTGATCACCTTCTGTCATTGGGAAGTCCTTTTTGTCGAGACAATGTTTAATAAGAGATGGAATAAACATATCAGTATCCTGTGAAGGTCCATAGGTGAGCAAAGGCCTTAGTATAACAACAGGCAGTTGCATTGTCTTGCAAATCATCTGACTGAAATATGTAGCTGCTACCTTACTGGCTGAATAGGGTGAGACAGGGCTTTCTCTTTGATTTTCATTGAAAGGTGCTATACCATCTCCGTATTCTTCAGAACTCCCTGTGCTTACGAAACAGTCAATATTAATATTTTCCTTTATCACTCCCTTTAGAATATTGATTGTGCCTTTTAAATTTATATCAATCATTTGTTCAATTAAATCAGGGTCTCTATTTACATTACGAAAAGCAGCAAGATGAAAAATAATCTGAGGCTGAACGTGTTTCAAGCAAGTAGACACCTCGGATAAGTTTCTTATATCACCATACCATAAATTAATATATTCTCTAATGTCTTTAATTCTGAAAAGATTGCTGTTTTTCTTTAAAAAAATATGAACATTTGCTTTTTCGCTGAGTAGTTTCCTCGTAAGATGAGAGCCAATGAATCCAGTAGCTCCTGTGACAAGTACAGTTTTATTTCTTAAATTCATCTCCCCAGACTTTCCATGGTATATCCCCGCTATCCCAGTATTCATTTAATAGATTCATATCTCTTAAAGTATCCATACACTGCCAGAAACCGTCATGTTTGTAGACCATAAGTTCTCCATCCTTTGCCAGTCTTTCCAGTGGTTCCTTCTCTAAAGTGCAATGATCATCATCCGAAAGATAACTAAACATATCCTTGTTGAATACAAAAAAACCGCCATTTATTAATCCTGCCCCAACCTGCGGTTTTTCACTGAATTCAATCACCTGATTGCCGTCAGCGACCAATTCGCCAAAACGAGATGGTGGCTTTACCCCGGTAACAGTAGCAAGTTTTTTATGGGAAATATGAAATGTGACTGTTTTTGCAATATCAATATTAGCAACCCCATCTCCATATGTTAGAAGAAAGACATTAGTATCAATATATTTTTCAATACGCTTGACCCTTGCTCCAGTGAAAGCCTTTAAGCCGGTATCAGCAAGGGTAACTTCCCAGTCATCTGCGCTATGCTGGTCATGGATACGAATATCGTTATTGTTATTAAGTTTAATAGTAAAATCGCAATTTCTTATCCTGTAATTAAGAAAATAATCTTTAATTATTTCACCCTTATATCCAAGGCAGATAATAAAGCGTTTAAATCCATAGTGGGAGTATATTTTCATGATATGCCATAAGATAGGTTTTGTTCCTATTGGAACCATTGGTTTTGGTATGAATTCAGTCTGCTCTCTCAACCTGGTTCCTAAGCCCCCTGCTAAAATAACAACAGGAAAATTTTTCATATTATCCCTCAATCCCTCCGTATATTTTCATGGAAACTTTTATCATTGAAGTCATGATTATATTTTTCTCTCACAATAAATAAAGGTCTCTTTTTTATCTCGCTATATAATCTTCCAATATATTCACCAATCAAGCCGAGGAAAAAAAGTTGTAGTCCTCCCAGGGCAAGAATAGGGAGCAAAGTGGAAGCCCAACCTGGTATAAACTTATTGGTAAATAATTTTATATATAAAACCCATAAGGCAAAAAGGAAAGTAAAAAAAGATATTAAAATGCCAACTACAGATGTTAATCTCAATGGAAAGTATGTGAAGGAGACAATTCCATCAACAGCAAGGGAAAATAATGAAGAGATGTTGAATTTTGAATGTCCTGCTTTTCGCGCTTCCCTTTTATATGGCACTATAGCGTACCTTGACTCCAATTGTAAAATCATAGCCCGTATAAGGCGATTTCTCTCGGGAAGGGCATTAAATTCGTCAACCAGTGCTCTTGACATCAACCTGAAGTCACCATGATTATGTACAATCTCCACTCCCATCAGTTTCATTAAACGGTAGTAATTTTCTGAAAAAATTCTTTTCAAAAAAGAATCAGTTGAGCGGTCTT is a window of Nitrospirota bacterium DNA encoding:
- a CDS encoding SDR family NAD(P)-dependent oxidoreductase, giving the protein MNLRNKTVLVTGATGFIGSHLTRKLLSEKANVHIFLKKNSNLFRIKDIREYINLWYGDIRNLSEVSTCLKHVQPQIIFHLAAFRNVNRDPDLIEQMIDINLKGTINILKGVIKENINIDCFVSTGSSEEYGDGIAPFNENQRESPVSPYSASKVAATYFSQMICKTMQLPVVILRPLLTYGPSQDTDMFIPSLIKHCLDKKDFPMTEGDQTREFNYVDDIVNAYILAVESPEAIGEVINIGNGIEYRIRDVAEMIVRMMGNPIQLKIGALPKRPGETKHFFCNNEKAKRLLGWSPTIDLYEGLKRTISWYETNFFEKSA
- the speD gene encoding adenosylmethionine decarboxylase; its protein translation is MYALGTHLLVELKDCNPEILKSLEKVKDLMVSAAKEARATIIDISFREFQPFGISGVVVIAESHLTIHTWPEYGYAAVDIFTCGETLRPEIAASYLVKKLECKNPSIVELKRGILSHENEKLPHKIPDIPPVETPCYQAIAR
- the rfbF gene encoding glucose-1-phosphate cytidylyltransferase; amino-acid sequence: MKNFPVVILAGGLGTRLREQTEFIPKPMVPIGTKPILWHIMKIYSHYGFKRFIICLGYKGEIIKDYFLNYRIRNCDFTIKLNNNNDIRIHDQHSADDWEVTLADTGLKAFTGARVKRIEKYIDTNVFLLTYGDGVANIDIAKTVTFHISHKKLATVTGVKPPSRFGELVADGNQVIEFSEKPQVGAGLINGGFFVFNKDMFSYLSDDDHCTLEKEPLERLAKDGELMVYKHDGFWQCMDTLRDMNLLNEYWDSGDIPWKVWGDEFKK
- a CDS encoding prepilin-type N-terminal cleavage/methylation domain-containing protein, whose product is MNKKGVTLIELLIVLAIIGFLAAIAVPAYIGQQKKATRSEAYSNLENLRLLEEQFFAENGQYTGNLGTCNPDNDNIAAIQAVIPGFRPGTGLSFSYCIEQNININGVAQTPCFRASAFGNNGTRVTGDTFRIDCNNNRNF
- a CDS encoding glycosyltransferase — encoded protein: MRIIKLLSVVVPCHNEEEVLESSHNRLSQNLNNLITQNEIMDYELIYVDNGSTDNTLEKLKKIFRNDPRSRIIVLRRNFGFQGSISAGLFHVKGDAAVTIDADLQDPPEKIREMIKLFKEGYDLVLGVREDRSTDSFLKRIFSENYYRLMKLMGVEIVHNHGDFRLMSRALVDEFNALPERNRLIRAMILQLESRYAIVPYKREARKAGHSKFNISSLFSLAVDGIVSFTYFPLRLTSVVGILISFFTFLFALWVLYIKLFTNKFIPGWASTLLPILALGGLQLFFLGLIGEYIGRLYSEIKKRPLFIVREKYNHDFNDKSFHENIRRD
- a CDS encoding tetratricopeptide repeat protein, giving the protein MKLTSLRNQPEIYKSRYSTLGLFALVLLGLIIYSNILNAPFVFDDFISVIDNETIKDFETTLKKHSNTRYITMLSFALNFALSGVKPFGYHLINNLIHIINALLIYYLIIITFNTPFFRNYIKNESVNFSRYFLAFSSAFIFISHPIQTQAVTYIAQRATSMTTLFYLLSLIMYIKWRLIKTSLPLKGGGEGRGCEIQIRRLKLAATPYTLYAISFISAVLAMKTKEIAFTLPVIIILYEFSFFYNPSIRFKATLKWRRFLYLFPLLLTMLIIPLSILNINSPFENILEDADKFSKETPVIERTDYLFTQFRVVVTYLRLLILPVNQNLDYRFPIYHSLLNMHVLLSFLFLLIIASAAVYLFYRSRNEKHDLKSISNQYSALHFRLISFGIFWFFITLSVESSIIPIRDVIVEHRLYLPSIGFFIACISLADYTISRLKIKVFLVILIILSLSISTYYRNTIWKDPQKLWADVIKKAPTNVRAYNELGAIFRDEGRYTEAMEQFEKALMINQNYAFTYYNIGYVNYKLGEYENALIYFRKALDCELTPQLHMEIFNSIGILYSETGKDEEAVTAFKKAIEILPSSVIPYNNLGLQYIKMGRFDESIKILEKGLKIRDDPHLRSNLSLALSKKK
- a CDS encoding phosphoglycerate kinase, whose translation is MKKKNAVEPLPIKDIFNKLTIEDIDIKGKRVFIRADFNVPLDENLQITDDRRIRSTLPTINYAIDEGAKVIISSHLGRPKGKVDLRYSLAPVAKRLQRLLNKEVVFAPDCIGSQVEKLVSKMKNGDVLLLENLRFHEGEEKNDEEFARSLARLSDIYVNDAFGAAHRAHASTVGMTKFLKSVSGFLLKKEIEYLKGVVDNPIKPFVAILGGAKVSGKIGVLENLACKVDKVIVGGGMAYTFIKSMGYEIGNSLVEDEMLETAQRISNKLKEAGIKLYLPVDCVIAQNTEPGTVIKIVPIIEIPRGWRALDIGPASVKLFSEAIQDAKTILWNGPMGVFEIDAFSRGTYEIAHAISEAYAFTIVGGGDTDLAVHRAGVSDTISFISTGGGASLQLLEGKELPGIAALTDRED